In Pyrus communis chromosome 15, drPyrComm1.1, whole genome shotgun sequence, the genomic stretch gcctactatcttttggagtgaggaggtttttagctactattgtagctgttgtggcgtcctgcatcacagagtcttcacctgaaagaggaccgttagaagataaaaaagaagggcgccatacattaccttgacggggcgcaaccggatcgctgctgagactcaaatctaagctaaggttcgatgagtttgccattttttttcaaaagtgttcaaagagaaggggtggatggagttaaaaatttcacaaagggcccgagtcgagtttcaggaatgggaaatcttcagagtgtgtatgttggcggtgatcgatagctctataaaatgccaaggcgacgcgtccaccgattcaaagagccggattttccggcgtaagttaggcgacgctccctcggcttttcagaaaacgcgttcaactttgtcaaaagatttctgacaaagctgaaaacacgtggaggccatcatcgcaactacacgtctttagccgacaagcgcaaagttcggcgacgctttctctgcttttcagaaaacgcgtgcagctttgtcaaaaggagccgcatctgcactaccacgtgtcgttcagaaagagaaggggcgtcgttcagaaatcgaaggggcgcctgctcagaaatcgaagaggcgtattcaaagatcgaagaggcgccactatttcaaaaagccggaattgcgggatcaaaacgtttgtcgacaagggtaaaaagtaccaccacttgatattatctctatatatgtcgaccttcgtcttttatggcagggcaaacctgaagaaaatgcccaactctccctcacctctgagggtgcactcccagcaaagcctttcaaaatactcaattctttcttcttccccaaagatgataccagatgcctggagtacatatgacccaggaggaaacggcggattgaagcatgtgctgattcattcaccgcttcttcaaagcaaaggtatctcatatcatcaaggtcaaaagcaaaagtatctcatatcatgctctttccctgtctttttctttgtccttgttcttactcgcatggcaaagtaaaagaagcaatcagccggcacttggagtcaatcttccgatctggagccaactgcctggaatctattcctgattgcttacctagcgttgctctcgagtagtcatcttcaacggttgatacacttccggagaagggaccacttctgcaaaggggagcgagtaaggcaagtgaaaatgatacattgaagcatgtggagacaaacataggctgagttatcctccaacccttttcaatacgaattggaaagattgaacaaagaaacagaccaaaagggtaagctcagaccttcgggggagaccaaaagaaccatcctgctgcccagttcaagaagtagcacaaaggaaaatcaatgatgggcggaaaccagttcgagagtaagcctgtggaatcatcaagatcaagcctcaatgcaatcaacaaagagaagagggaatttacactccataaccagatttgcgtccctaaactcttctctttgttaattacattctgccatgtttagtatgtttagttgttgtttgtgtgtttacttatgttttgtgtgaatctatgcttaaaacattgaggacaatgtttgatttaagtgtggggggggggggtaactaagtatgttgatgcaaattcgttgaattttatcacccataacttcaagtgttgttccttgctgttttaaatgtttttaaggtgtttttaaactgttttagcgtattttgttttataactccgaaaatcacataaaaatttgaaaaacatttttttgaaaagcctaaaaagagtgttttgagttgtttttgtgtcttagggaaccttccaacgttatgatgaggatttggtttgtaattgcatgactgttaaaaagagttatatacatagagaaaagtttgatttactcttggtttatgcttagttatggttataatgtatgacttcacatgcaatcataaaagaaaaattcgtttttgtaacatgcttgaaggaaggaactcaaacaaacgctacaaccctgtgagactcgagccattaccttctttggagagttattttctgtgattctttgttttctaaagttgttgaatgatctcattattccttgcttggttgctacttagaatgcaattgtatcatgatagaactaaatgctagaacttatatccgtttcattcaaagcatgatattgagttgcataacatatatcaagatgaagttgtgtagttgccaccatagccaaatagccttacttcccatatttcgtatatattgtaagtcttaacaccgttgagcctcgtttaacctattttctttgctaaccatatcaccccttacctagcctagattaggaccatccgtacccttgttcttaaaagatagtgagcatgacttaaatgaattccttttgagtacattttgcaagaaaatgagtgtgggggagtaaaagtttgttcttaagtttgtatgttttgagagtcaaaaaaaaaaaaaaaaaaaaaaaaaaaattgtgaaaaacatatgaaaaagaaaaacagaaaagaagagaaaagaaagaaaaaaaaaaaaaaaaaaaaaaaaaaaaaaagagcttgttcccccttgttgttcaaaagttgagttttcattcaaaagtgaattctacgttaattcaaatgctttgctcgctatttctttaagaacctttgttttccatataccttctttgttagccaaacacctttagccccgttacacccctttgacttctatcttgatcgttatgtgttcaataatgtggagtttgaaattgatatgagcttatggaatcactggttctcattctaagtagtagcattccattcatgagatcatattcatgtcattatcttaaatccagaaaatgttttccttgttataacatatgtgagtgttcgtctacatgtttacatcaatcttctcacatataactagtgtagggtgtgtagtcagaaaatctgtgtgaaaaacgagtgcatatcttgtaaggatttgagcaatttctctaaggcatgttactacattcgaaatgtgttttaaatgcttaattgtgaactagtatgtggtgactatgattaagaatgtacttaagtgtaatgatggcaaaaatctgtgggaatgatgatttttaacttgtcatgtgctttggaaatccctaagacggttgttggaaggtttaggttgtgttttacttgttttgtttcgtttggttttgttttctttttctttctgttttgctcgaggactagcaaaagataagtgtgggggtatttgataggagcatattcatgcgacttaaatggcttgttctcgtgcatttacgttatgtttctttagttattttagtactttaagctattttcgtgtgtttataggtccaaagggctaaaggagcaaaaagatgcattttggagacttttggagcacttttgggctaaggatggatagcttatgcttggagcccaagtgttggatgaaattgaaggccttgtaagcacttgaggacataaaacaatggccctaacccaattacattcaccttgccttgggcttaacacaaacaccattccttgccatgcaagggggagcaatttgggtccatttcatgtacttaaaccctagcccaatccacaatcacttcaaagccatgcaaaacctttcaacaccctttaatcattcccctttaagttatgattttatttcctaaccctacatgcattatttattagcatcttcacatgcattcacacctctttaatccacatgcattcatcatcattcactctagttttaattcacatgcattccatcctttaattcacccacatgcccctttaaatcattcaatcacaccatcacacattcatcctccaacattgcacatgcactttgcctttcatcattgcacaacaatcataagagccacatgcacttttaaacaatcaacaacatattctcccattccccctataaaaacccatgcattcattgagaaattcattcactccccactccatctctccatttctcacaccacaactaacacaaacacttccccttagaatccaaaaccgtgagtcccccttccaccattcctcatccatttccataattccccaaacctcaccttagaccttgtgctacaacaacgaggaagataagagggcctaaacattcatacaattcaagtttgagttgttggaatgtttaggtgtttctttgatttcaaagtttaaattcaattctctttgttttgtacgtatgagtaatggaagaaaagagtgcctaaacgttcatacaattcaagtttgagttgttggaatgtttaggtgtttctttgatttcaaagttatgaggaactaaaccccctttagctagggggtaattcaaaataaatgtttatgcttgcattttgatttgattacttctaattgcgtttcataagttgtgaattcaatttgtttaaccgtttgattgataacttatttatgtatgtttattgagagtgcacgcttaattttcatgcatgaatatgacgctagaatataagtgagttccacctaatcgttatgaacttatattcacaagtagtggaggttgcttataaacaatcgcgttaaatgaattcttggcacgagtttcatgcaatcatagtaacgaatgcctcgtcaacacttataatcttcatagagcgtaatgattcttgcttgtatctctattatgcaatcatgtaggggacttgtggggaatgttttgggttgtcgtatgcaatcatccaattcaataacgttaggaagatttgaaggttaatttaagcggacctaattaacccggggtgatgagtttcataatttattgaaatgcaattggaaatctttttattatgcaagtgtaacatgtatggagatgaaccccttggctagcatccattcatcccatttcatcaatttcatatttacattctgtctagtttcacaacttgttttgttaattcaattctcgtcaaacctcaatcccccttttactttaatgttcaatttagttagaaatcaatttagtttgtgtttttaaagcattttgagtcttttggtttgtcttagtgttttaacgtttagtttcgcattctttgagtctagtttagtattttattttgtgtttttacgtttttgagtcaaatccaagtgattaacaatccctcctaatccccggtccagaacgatccctacttatacttatactacaattgacaaaaagagggtttaatttgtgcgtgTATAATTCTCGCACCAGGTATGTACCGTGTGTGGAGTTCTAAATTGGTaaggagaaaataaataaataaaggctCCAGAGCTAAAACAAGAAGATCAACCATGAATGATGACATTGTGTAATTCGGAGAAAACTAACTGTTAATTTGTACAAGTCTTAATCTTCAAGTTTATAAGTATTTCTTTCCTCATTTATTATAGTTCACATTATTCTTGTacatttttgttgttattttttttttataatgattATTGTTGCACTTCTCTGGTGTATATTTCCATATTTTCTGTATATGCTCCAACATACCAACAACTCGTATACTCACTCAACAAAAATTGACCAATGATAATGAGTGATTACATAtagcttttcttattttcttattgtttttggaaacttaaaaaaaattacaaaataagaTCCTAGAAAAGTTACAGAACcaaacatgaatgatcatatATATTTCCTAATCTATAGAGGAAATGTTGGATGAAGGAGATTCGGAAAGTATGATACAACATTACAAAAACATGTAAAATGGACTTGCAAACGACACCTTCTAATGACAAGTTAGTTAATCCCTCTCATAATGCTcatattgtggatgcaaatttccgccttcttttccttggacgaaaatgcacttgcaaaacaataacacctaagatcaagGCTAAGAGCTTCACGTGCCCATGATGAATGGGAAGGCTTTGGCCGAAGagtctccgatgccaaagttagaattttagagagaaagtgtttagagaatttcTGGAAGAGATTtgacttaggtttttggagaaatatAGGGCTATATATAAGGGTGTGAccggccctatttggagaaatagggaCCAGCCACTTATGGTGGAATTCTTTCTCTAATTGCAAGATatattatgtcaaataatatcttgcaatgaATTTGGTaactaatcaattaatttggtaattaatcccaatttgaaaagaataattgggagttcccttgtgggtgaggatttgatgaggagtgatgagacggttttgaataaataccattttgatcacctttgacctcgattgagccgttattgtctgttgcatgCACGTGGGAATCCCAGTGTgtctcaagggtaattttgtctttttcacccATGAGTCCAtgtgtcgcctccataattttcttgattatttttggctccacaaatgcccccacacctattGGGCTGCTTGTAGGAAAGGGTAGCAAGTGTAAAGATCTTCTCTTGTTTTAGGAAAcataggattgtttcctattttgatgtagattccctctttaattggaaattagatccttctaggaaagggaaataaattacttctaaagtctatttaagtccaccttaagcagatgattaaatcaacttcagagaGCAATTCATTCTACCTTACAAGAGaaagaaagctagaggatatttatTCCCCTACCCCTggcaatcttctacacttgctTGTGCAAATGACCGTCttcgttgctttcttcttcttcacaccgcaccaaggtaagaaaaaattaatttttctttgtcttcGTAATTTTTTGGGAGCCTTGGAGCTTGAAATTTGGCTCAACGGGGGTCAAGAAGGTGTGAAAAGGTGGCTGGAAAGCCACGACATGGCTTCTGTGGGTGGCTTGCTGTTGTCGGCTCAGTGCTGCGATGGCTGGCTGGGTTAGAAGCGGCTTGGCTTGGGCCAAGCTAATAGGGCGCTAAGGCGCTGGGCTGGACCTGGCATGGGCCAGGTTGGCGATGAACTGGGCTGAGGTGGGGTGGGCCttatccttcttttcttttccttttttttttttggcttggtTGGGGCCCGTGCTAGTATAGGAAGAAGGGAGGCTCAGGCCTCTTTCCTGGGTTGGATGGTTGGGCTTCGGCCTATGTGAAAAGTGAGAAAGGGAGGCGTGGGGGCACTAACTCCCCTCTAATTGAATTATGACGTGAGGCTTGTCGGCCGAGAGAGAAAGGACCAGGCCGTGGGACTTAACGTGGTGACTGGGTTCCTGCGATCTGGGCTGTGGCTTAGGTTTTGGGCCATGGAGCCTGATGCGCCGATTACTatccttattattatttttttttatctagcCGTCTAACGAATTTTCCTCGTGTCTTCATAGAATTTCTTTGAGCATGTCTTTTTTAGGCCACAAGAATGATGATACTGTACCGCCGTTGTATCGTTAAGGCGGGTCTTTAAGTAAGGTGGGCTATTTCAAGGCTGTTCACTTCAAAATTAGTTATGCTGCGATCTTGCCATAGGCTTTTCGATCATTTGAGCAAAGTAGATCATGACTGGGCCAAGGAGACTTTGGAGATAAATGGAGAATGAGAGTCTGATTCTTCCCTTGAGTTGCGTGTTGCGATGATTTTCATCACCGGTAAGTAGACTGCTTAGTCTCTAGACTGCGTTGTACTTTTGTTGAGCTACTTTCTGATTTACTGATTGTCCTCATCTACTAATGTAGATTTGAAATTTGGCTTAACTCCCAAGACTTCTCCAGATATGAAGAATGTTCATGTTGCACTAGGTATCCCTTTAGAGTACCTTGAGTGGCGTTGGCTGTGTAGCCCTCTTCGCCGGGAGAAAGGTGGGTTGCCCCCAAGAGAGGAGATAAAGAGAATCAAGGTAGAGGCATTCGCTCGTCCGATAGCCGTCGTGGTGCCTTttgtgaatgaaggtggaaaaaGAGGTCTTCCCTACCTGCTTTAGAGATGCCGACTGAGAAAGATGAGGTTGTTTGTTGCTAATAAGcttgtgattgacttgacttcttCCAAGAGGAAGTAAGATAAGGCAGCTAGATTTGAACCAATGACGCTTGCTGTGCCAAAGGTGGCTAGTACGATTGCTGATAAGCGTTCGTCGGGGGCTAAGTCTGGTTCACCTTTGGAGAGACTTGCCACTATGAAAAGCAATAAGGTAATTTATGCTGCTAGAGTGGTGCTAAAACCTACTCCCCTCGTTTCTAAGAAGGTTGTTAAGATTTGTGCACTTTTGAAGCCagatctgcttgaagacatggacaCGTGTGCCAAGCTTGTTGATGACATTAAAGGGGTTGTTTGCCTAAGTTTCTTTGCGAAGCATGTAACCGAATATAGGAGGACTGCTCTGCTTGCTATGATGCAGAAAACAGGGATTGTAGTAGCCAAGTCTATGTTCTTTGACTAAGAGGATACCAAGGCTTCCAATGAGGTGGTAAGGACTGTGGCAGCCGAAGCTTATTCCTCGGCCGAAAAGATCAAAAGGTTGGAATCTAAGTTCGTCGCTTTGAAAGGGTCTAATATCTCTGCCTCCACTTCTCTGCAGCTTAAGACCATTCGCCAAGAGATCGTTGATTTAAAGACTATGCTTGACGTGATCCAAGTTAAATATGAAAGTGCAAATAAAGAGATTGGTTGTTACATACCTCAAATTAAAGATCTTGAGTGTGCCTTTTTTAAGTTTCGTTTAACTGCTTATGCAAATGATGAATAGTTGATAGCCACTTATAATCAAGcgatccacttcaagaaggtcattgataggcttgaaccccaagtgttaGAACTCCAAGGTTATCAGTTGAAGAGTGAAAAGGCTAGGCTTGAGGCTTCGCTTGTTCAGAGTCAagccgatttctacaagctgggttatgtTAATCATCTCTTTGGTAGACCGTTTGACTTTGAGTTTGATGGGAAAGACTTcgagaccttctctatttcttcgGAAGACTTGCTTgtctttacttttgaggcttccattggtgaagtagtcggagAGGTTGGTGCCCAGGCTGGAGCAACTATGGGTGAAGCATCGAATGATGCCGCTGCTGAGTGTGTCGTGGTTACTGAATGTGTGGTGACTAagtagtcgtgggatgtccaagctgctaAATACTAGTTTTCTAGGTAGCCTTCaggattttatttgttttccttgttgctttttactttgcttgaactccttcgacctttgctagttgtttaccaattttgctagaaaatttaataaacttgcttccttcatttttctttatctttgcttcttttgttcatgcccaACCTTTGACCTTTAGGCAAGTAGCAGgtgtgctacttttctataaacaAATAGGTCTGCGTAGCCTATGCAGCCATGGGTGTTGATGTAGAACTTTTACAAAGTTGTTACCCATAGAGATGGCAGCCGGATGCTTTACTTTTAGAAGCAGACGAGTCTACGTGACCACTTGGCTTTCTTTAATCCTTTAAGCTATGTGGCCTGCATCACAATGTACTCAAGATTTTTGGGTTATGAAATTCGCTAACCTTTCGTATAAAAAGTACGCGGTTGTATGGAATTTGGTAAGCAAAGGTTTAGGAGAACTCCTTGCTTTTTATGTAACCAATTTCGTGGGTTGTGtaacaagtatcacaacactctAGGAATTAGTGTAAATCTTAAACGATCATTTCACGCtttggcagaggtgaagcttatcaCCTACATAGCATGTCGGTAGTGGATAAAGCTTTGTATACACACGTTAActtgtttaacttttcacaaAAATGTGTGGTTGTATAAGTTTAGCGTGACTTATTGCTCAAATGGCAAACAGTAGGTAGTCTTCTCGAAGCTGTAGGCTACTTTAGTGCACTCGGTAACAACTTTAGGGTTCCAAGGTAGTCATCCATATGGCgtactgcgtaatgtgcctTATCCATCTATGAGGCCTAGTTCTCTACAGATTAagccaagagacccaaaatccttcagttagctaagcctaAAAAAGACCATTATGgttacttctaggaatcctggTGCAAGCCATCGTGCACCTAGTTACACTAGGGCAGCCCGACTCATCCACAtctggatattcggagtgtaaGTTTATCCTCCCATATTGGAGACCAAACCCAtgtgggtgttggggaattggtttaccctctcataCTGGAAAGCATGGTTGGTCCCCAATGGGGTGCAATTCGTGAGATATGTCCCTAAGAAGGGCGtggtcttcttttgaagtgcatgagTGATCAGTTGTTATAAGCATGTAGCcgagccaagttgtaaattacttctgaattcttCATTGAAAAACGAACGAAACGAACGAAAACTTAGCTGTAAAGTAGGAACTACATAACAACTAGATAATCCTCGGCTTTGCGAGGTGGTGCCCGTCTAGCAGCTTAAGTCTTCTGGTTTTGATGCAGTGGGAGGTCGCGCATGGTACTTCCTTAGATTGTAGTTGTTCAACTGCTTTTCGATCTCTTAGTCGTTCATGGTGGTTAAGGTTTAACTATCTTTGCCGCCTACTATGCTAATTTTGTATGGACCTTCACAGATGaaatccatctttttggagccttttctgcgggcagtgatgaaggcttttcttaggaaTAGATCTTCGGGCCGGAACTGTtggatcttggcccttttgttatTGCTGGAGATAAGCTGTTGCTGGTAGGCTGTGACGGGGTGATGACCTTCTCGTGTTCTTTCTTTGCTAGATCTAGATTTGTGGCCATCTCATTTCCATTCTGCTCAATGCTTGGCAGTAGAGTGTTGATACTTGGCACAATGATATTGGGATGAATGAATTCttctgaaccaaatgccaaagagaaaggagtcTCACCGGTTGCTCGTCGTTTGGTTATGCGATACGCCCATAAACATCCAGGGAGTTCGTCTGcccattttcccttcttttcgGAGAAAGATTTCTTAAGGTAGTCGAGAATTGTCTTGTTTGATGCTTTGGCCTGCCCGTTGCCTTGGGGATACCTCAGAGTGGACATGTgatgcttgatgccatatttctGGAAGAACTTCGAAAAATCTTTGCCTACGAATTGCGGGCCATTGTCCGTGACGATGGATTTAGAGATGCCAAATcaacaaatgatgttcctccatatgaagtgcTTTATGTCTGTTCGTATTATGGTTGTCATGGGCTTTGCTTCCACCTACTTGGTGAGGTAGTCGATTGCCACGATCATTATGCCTCTGCCCCTAGTAGTGGACAACATTGGCCCTACCAAGTCgattgcccactgcatgaatgGCCAATTACTCGTCTGTGGGTGTAATTCGTTGGCAGGTAGTGTTAGTACAGGCTTATAGCGTTGGCAGTTGTCACATTTTTGTACTAATTCCTTAGCACCTTGAGTCATAATAGGCCAATAGTAGCCTGCTTTAAGAGTCTTCTATGCTAAAGATTGGCCTTCAGAGTGATTTCCACAGACATCTTTGTGGATTGAACTTAGAACCTTTAGGTCATCGAGAGGTGCTAGGCTCGGAGATGTGGTCTAGTGTAGGATCTTCGGACGAAAATGCCGTTCTACATGTAGTAGTGTGTTGCCTTtgtttggagctttctagactaCAATTTTTCTATGAGGAACATGCCATTGACCAGGTAGTTTATAATGGAATCTTGCCAATTTGGAGTTATACTAACTTGTGACACCTTGGCTGTTGGCTCCACCTCTATGTTTGGCTTATTTAGATATTTCACCAGAATAGAGCGTTTAAGTTGGTGGTCGACGGCGGAACCTAGGCCGGCTATCACGTCTGCGTAGAAATTTTCTGCCAGCGAAACTTGAGTGAAGGTGTAAGTCTGAAAGGCCTTCAGTTGCTTTTGTACATTTTTTATGTATTACGCCATCTTTGGATGTTTTGCCGTgtacttgataggagcatatttaggcgacttacttagcttgttttcatgcatctatgttgttaattcatagttgttttagtagtttaagccattttcgtgtgtttttaggttcatatggctaaggaagcaaaaagatgcattttggagcattttggagcaaaattgggcttgtaatggatagcatatgcttggagccaaagtgttggacaaatttgaaagccttgtatgcactttggacataaaacaaaaggcctagcccaatcaaacaatcctttgagccatgcaaaacctctagcccaatcaacaacccttagccacatgcattcacacacacatgcacttactctttcatcattgcaccaccattcacacacacatgcacttactctttcatcattgcaccaccaattcaacacatgcatttccaccttcctacttcatcatttcaaccacatattcacccacatgcactctaatcattcaacacatgcattcacacaccaacaacctagctctttttccatcattatttcatccacatgcactctcaatcataacaaccacattcactcttaaacaatcacccacttattctcccattccccctataaaaacccatgcattcatacacaaaaaacacatctcattttcatacacaagacaccacaaacacatccaatctttcccttttgccgcaaatccccttccatttctacacaatctcttctcggcttcattccattccatacactctcccattcgcagaaaccattcaaccttagccgctccaccttcatttacaacacacttggagcaccaacaccgaaggcaactcttaagggatttcgacatcagttttgcttcaagggttctttcttcttaatcctatgttcactcatgttatatatttttatgtcaaaccttttgtaaacatgaagtgtaactaatctctctctagggattcgatgtagccttgcaagattgccatgtagttaattcagaattctcatttaatctatctatttcttgtttcattctccgatttaattgtgacttagtgtgttgattttaatgcttgatcatcatttgaattaaccacaggttgtttagccaagattaaagcacacatcatgcataatcttggtggatatgtgaatgaatgaagggaatgttttgcaaacatcctgccgagtgttccctttggttttgtgaaagtttcttgtgcactacatattcttgattaggaaccaaagttgcacatcacaattaggctcatgattagagacatttgatcaaatccacacatcatatggttggtcatatctaagtgaaacaaactcaagaaataggtagatggatgagtataatctgattcaacaagcatggccttgggttagcaatggtaaaatcgaatccctagcttcatctccattggtactatctcattttattagctgttgattcattcattttgtgtttacttcatttctttatgctttcaaggtacaacaacaaatctgcctacattgattagttttatttctctagtaaagagttcttgcaaaac encodes the following:
- the LOC137717078 gene encoding uncharacterized protein, whose product is MSTLRYPQGNGQAKASNKTILDYLKKSFSEKKGKWADELPGCLWAYRITKRRATGETPFSLAFGSEEFIHPNIIVPSINTLLPSIEQNGNEMATNLDLAKKEHEKVITPSQPTSNSLSPAITKGPRSNSSGPKIYS